A genomic region of Desulfobacterales bacterium contains the following coding sequences:
- a CDS encoding enoyl-CoA hydratase/isomerase family protein yields MKEEAVLFRREQNVGIITLNRPERLNAINPDLLKRLIRQLHVAREDENVVAVILGGAGKSFCAGEDLKETKAGKSPSQWEKEINALQEVQRVILQLGKPLIAAIRGYAVGGGLEFALSCDIRIAAQDAKFGFPETGVGLTITGAGTKLISQLVGLGKAKELVFTGDIIDAQQALQIGLVNQVVTDTQLQETAMNMCERIGQNSPMSLKLSRIALDEGLHASFEQILALEAQHLLTCVTSGNQEKFVAQKLAKMKKKSDTR; encoded by the coding sequence GTGAAAGAAGAAGCGGTACTATTTCGCCGAGAACAAAACGTTGGCATTATAACCCTTAACCGGCCCGAGCGGCTGAATGCCATCAACCCGGATTTGCTGAAGCGTTTGATCCGCCAGTTGCATGTGGCCCGCGAAGATGAAAACGTTGTCGCAGTCATTTTAGGCGGTGCCGGCAAGTCCTTTTGTGCTGGTGAAGACCTCAAAGAAACAAAGGCAGGCAAAAGCCCATCCCAATGGGAAAAAGAAATAAATGCTCTCCAGGAAGTCCAACGGGTCATCCTGCAGTTGGGCAAACCGTTGATCGCGGCCATCAGGGGATACGCGGTTGGCGGTGGGCTGGAGTTTGCTTTGAGCTGCGACATTCGGATCGCCGCCCAAGATGCCAAATTTGGCTTCCCTGAAACCGGTGTGGGGCTTACGATTACCGGTGCCGGCACAAAACTCATTTCGCAACTGGTGGGATTGGGCAAAGCAAAGGAGTTGGTCTTTACCGGTGACATTATCGATGCGCAACAGGCCTTGCAGATCGGTCTGGTCAACCAGGTTGTTACCGACACCCAACTTCAGGAAACAGCCATGAACATGTGTGAACGCATCGGCCAGAACTCACCGATGTCCCTTAAACTTTCGCGTATCGCCCTAGATGAGGGACTGCATGCCAGTTTCGAGCAAATTTTGGCGCTTGAGGCACAGCATTTGTTGACCTGTGTCACATCTGGCAACCAAGAAAAATTTGTGGCCCAGAAATTGGCCAAAATGAAAAAGAAGTCAGACACGCGATAA
- a CDS encoding AMP-binding protein, whose product MLTGKTYAQIYDQFSWHIPEFYNVGVDVCDKWADKKDRLALIYLAPGGKEQRYSFRDLKTRSNQLANALRAHGIEKGDRVGILLPQCPETLISHIAIYKLGGIALPLLTLFGSLAIEYRLDNSAAKAVITDSANLAKILEIKERLPALMLILVVDSAGLPGILDFWECVQKGRPHFKPVQTRADDPALIIYTSGTTGPPKGTLHAHRILLGILPGFEFYHNLFPQKGDLVWTPLDWAYIGGSYDTLFPTLHHGYPVLAFRARKFDPDEAFSLMAKYGVRNMMAVPTVLRLMMHAVENPREKYDLRLRSITAGGETLGAELYQWSRRALGVELNEQYGQTECDYVIGFCSEVMEVVPGAIGKAVPGHQVDILTANGDVAKAGELGEIAVRCPDPVMFLEYWGDPQATRKKFSGEWMRTGDYGVRDENGHFWFTGRQDELIESGGYRIGPGEVEDCLMKHAAVKLVGVIGVPDDIRGEIVKAYIVLKKGFEPDTVLQESIQQHVKSQLEAHAYPREVEFIRQMPMTKTGKILKNELRKMHTKKKI is encoded by the coding sequence ATGCTGACGGGCAAGACCTATGCTCAAATTTATGATCAGTTTTCCTGGCACATTCCCGAGTTCTATAATGTGGGAGTGGATGTCTGCGATAAATGGGCAGATAAAAAGGACCGTTTGGCCCTTATCTATTTAGCACCGGGCGGAAAAGAGCAGCGGTACTCGTTTAGGGATTTGAAAACGCGCTCGAATCAATTGGCGAATGCACTCAGGGCTCATGGCATTGAAAAAGGGGATCGGGTCGGCATCCTGTTGCCGCAATGTCCGGAAACGTTAATCTCTCATATCGCCATTTATAAACTTGGCGGCATCGCCTTACCGTTGCTAACCCTTTTCGGATCCCTGGCAATCGAATATCGATTGGATAACAGTGCTGCCAAAGCAGTGATCACAGATAGCGCCAATTTAGCAAAGATTCTGGAAATCAAGGAGCGCTTGCCTGCGCTGATGCTCATTCTGGTGGTCGATTCTGCCGGACTGCCCGGGATTTTGGATTTCTGGGAGTGTGTCCAAAAAGGCCGCCCGCATTTCAAGCCTGTTCAAACGCGCGCTGATGATCCGGCCCTGATCATTTACACTTCCGGTACGACAGGTCCTCCCAAGGGCACGCTGCATGCACATCGTATTCTGTTGGGGATTCTTCCCGGTTTTGAATTCTATCATAATCTTTTTCCTCAAAAAGGCGATCTGGTATGGACGCCGCTCGATTGGGCTTATATCGGTGGCTCATACGATACCCTGTTTCCGACCCTGCACCACGGTTATCCGGTCCTGGCATTTAGAGCCCGGAAATTTGATCCTGACGAAGCCTTTTCCCTGATGGCGAAATACGGTGTCAGAAATATGATGGCAGTTCCCACGGTTCTGCGACTCATGATGCACGCTGTTGAAAATCCCAGAGAAAAATATGATCTTCGTTTGCGATCCATCACCGCCGGTGGGGAAACCTTAGGGGCGGAGCTTTATCAATGGAGCCGCAGGGCGCTGGGAGTTGAATTAAACGAGCAATATGGTCAAACCGAATGCGATTATGTCATCGGGTTTTGTTCAGAAGTGATGGAGGTCGTTCCGGGGGCCATCGGCAAAGCAGTCCCCGGGCATCAGGTTGACATTTTAACCGCTAACGGTGATGTCGCCAAAGCAGGCGAACTCGGTGAAATTGCCGTTCGATGTCCGGATCCGGTCATGTTTCTCGAATATTGGGGCGACCCCCAGGCCACCCGCAAAAAATTTAGTGGTGAATGGATGCGCACCGGTGATTACGGCGTCAGGGATGAAAACGGGCATTTCTGGTTTACGGGCCGGCAGGATGAACTGATTGAAAGTGGCGGCTACCGCATTGGGCCCGGTGAGGTCGAAGATTGCCTGATGAAACATGCGGCTGTAAAACTGGTGGGTGTCATCGGCGTTCCCGATGACATCAGAGGAGAGATCGTTAAAGCCTATATCGTTCTTAAAAAGGGGTTCGAGCCGGATACGGTCCTACAGGAAAGCATTCAGCAGCATGTCAAATCTCAACTGGAGGCCCATGCATATCCCCGCGAGGTTGAGTTCATCCGGCAGATGCCGATGACCAAAACCGGCAAGATCCTCAAAAACGAGCTGCGCAAAATGCACACAAAAAAGAAAATCTGA
- a CDS encoding FAD-dependent oxidoreductase produces the protein MPAKIPTQAQVVIIGGGIVGCSVAYHLCKLGWKDVVLLERKTIASGTSWAAAGLMGQLWSTSALTKLAVYGADLYSSLEEETGQPTGYQRPGSIRVAQTEARKSEFSRSMAMAHAFGIEMEEISLEETKKLFPLLHTDDLVAAWFQPNDGFANPEDTTQALAKGARMGGAKLIEQVKVTDIHLKKGAIAGVSTDQGDIACEYLVNCAGMWAREVGKIVGVSIPLLAAEHMHLATNPIEGTYKGMPYLRDMDGYIYIKEEMGGLLMGGFEPVAKPWGMEGIPEDFAYTQLQEDWDQCEIFMNNAIKRVPAFEDAEIISLTTVPESFTPDTAYMLGEAPGVKNFFVAAGMNSVGITSAGGAGRALAQWIVQGYPEEDLSSVDIRRFYSWQSNHRYLYNRTIEAVGNLYADHWPYKQPKTSRNVRCTPFHDRLAARGACFGVVAGWERANWFAPEGVKAEYEYAWGRQNWFEYSAAEHMAIRENVGVYDLSSMANFLLQGRDAMQVVQTLCANEVDVPVGKVVYTQMLNERGGIEADITLTRLAPDKYFIVSPGATGPRDFDRIQRHIHEDTHAVLTDVTSGFTMLAVMGPKARDLLAELTDADLSNEAFPFATAREIDLADARPLAVRMSFVGELGWELYIPTEFSTNVFDALVEAGEKFDLKLVGLHALDSLRLEKGYKHWGADITSDDSPFEAGLGFCVKMDKENFIGRDALAKQLKAPLERKLVIFTLEDPEPLIYHDEPIYRNGELVSENTHGSYSHVLNGAIGMCYLKKTGGISDEWITSGKYEINIEGQMYPIKIHLEPPYDPKSERVRM, from the coding sequence ATGCCCGCAAAAATACCCACCCAAGCTCAAGTCGTTATCATCGGTGGCGGTATTGTTGGCTGCAGTGTTGCCTACCATCTCTGTAAACTTGGCTGGAAAGACGTGGTGCTGCTAGAGCGTAAAACGATTGCATCCGGTACCTCCTGGGCGGCAGCCGGTCTTATGGGGCAGCTGTGGTCGACCAGCGCCTTGACCAAGCTGGCGGTTTACGGAGCGGATCTATATTCGAGTCTGGAAGAAGAGACGGGGCAGCCCACCGGCTACCAGCGTCCAGGATCCATTCGTGTGGCGCAGACCGAAGCACGTAAAAGTGAATTTTCGCGTTCGATGGCCATGGCGCACGCATTTGGCATCGAGATGGAAGAAATCAGTCTGGAAGAGACTAAAAAACTGTTTCCGCTTCTCCACACTGATGATCTTGTGGCGGCCTGGTTTCAGCCCAATGACGGCTTCGCCAATCCGGAAGACACAACCCAGGCACTGGCCAAGGGTGCCCGCATGGGTGGGGCCAAGCTGATTGAACAGGTCAAGGTAACCGACATCCATCTTAAAAAAGGTGCCATTGCCGGTGTCAGCACCGATCAGGGGGACATCGCCTGTGAATATCTGGTCAATTGTGCAGGTATGTGGGCGCGAGAGGTCGGCAAGATAGTGGGTGTCAGCATTCCACTACTTGCGGCTGAGCATATGCACCTTGCCACCAATCCGATTGAAGGCACTTACAAAGGCATGCCCTATTTGCGGGATATGGACGGCTATATCTATATCAAAGAAGAAATGGGCGGTTTGCTCATGGGCGGATTCGAGCCAGTGGCCAAACCCTGGGGCATGGAGGGAATACCGGAAGATTTTGCCTATACCCAGCTGCAGGAGGACTGGGACCAGTGCGAGATTTTTATGAACAATGCCATCAAGCGCGTGCCCGCCTTTGAAGATGCCGAAATCATCAGCTTAACCACCGTTCCCGAAAGCTTTACACCCGATACCGCCTATATGCTCGGAGAGGCCCCCGGGGTGAAAAACTTTTTTGTGGCCGCCGGAATGAATTCAGTGGGAATCACCAGTGCCGGCGGTGCCGGACGCGCGTTGGCGCAGTGGATCGTTCAGGGCTATCCGGAGGAAGATTTGTCGTCGGTTGATATTCGGCGCTTTTATTCCTGGCAGTCCAATCACCGCTATCTGTATAACCGCACCATCGAGGCGGTCGGCAATCTTTATGCCGATCACTGGCCGTATAAACAGCCCAAAACCTCTCGCAATGTTCGCTGTACACCGTTTCACGACCGCCTGGCAGCCCGTGGCGCCTGCTTTGGGGTTGTGGCCGGCTGGGAGCGGGCCAACTGGTTTGCACCTGAAGGCGTCAAAGCTGAATATGAATATGCCTGGGGACGACAGAACTGGTTCGAATATTCGGCTGCCGAGCACATGGCCATCCGTGAAAATGTCGGTGTTTACGACCTGTCGTCGATGGCCAACTTTTTGCTTCAGGGTCGCGATGCGATGCAGGTGGTGCAGACCCTGTGTGCCAATGAGGTGGATGTGCCGGTCGGCAAAGTCGTCTATACCCAGATGCTAAATGAAAGGGGCGGCATCGAAGCCGATATCACGTTGACCCGTCTGGCGCCGGATAAATATTTTATCGTCTCACCGGGGGCAACCGGGCCGCGGGATTTTGACCGGATCCAGCGCCACATCCATGAGGATACTCACGCGGTTTTGACCGATGTGACCTCCGGTTTCACCATGCTGGCGGTTATGGGGCCGAAAGCCAGAGACTTGTTGGCAGAGTTGACCGATGCCGATCTATCCAACGAGGCCTTTCCTTTTGCCACCGCCCGGGAAATCGACTTGGCTGATGCGCGACCGCTGGCGGTGCGAATGTCATTTGTTGGTGAGTTGGGATGGGAGCTTTACATCCCGACCGAATTTTCAACCAATGTGTTTGATGCCTTGGTAGAAGCCGGCGAGAAATTCGACCTGAAACTGGTGGGACTGCATGCGCTCGACTCGCTGCGCCTGGAGAAGGGCTACAAGCACTGGGGCGCCGACATTACATCGGACGACAGCCCTTTTGAAGCGGGGTTGGGATTTTGCGTCAAAATGGACAAAGAAAATTTCATCGGCCGTGATGCACTGGCAAAGCAGCTTAAAGCCCCGCTGGAGCGCAAGCTGGTCATATTTACGCTGGAAGACCCCGAGCCGCTGATTTATCATGATGAGCCGATTTACCGCAACGGAGAGCTGGTCAGTGAAAACACCCACGGATCATATTCGCACGTGCTCAATGGTGCCATCGGCATGTGCTACCTAAAAAAAACAGGTGGCATTTCGGATGAATGGATAACCTCCGGCAAGTATGAAATCAATATCGAAGGCCAGATGTATCCCATTAAAATTCATCTGGAGCCCCCCTATGACCCCAAAAGCGAACGGGTGCGAATGTAG
- a CDS encoding dipeptidase, with protein sequence MHSGSRTVHDAAIIIDALQISNWCEAVFQNMRQGGLTAVNCTVSILENFRQTIANIIEWDRLLSQYADLIMPVGNTADIQAAKKASKTGIIYGFQNTTAIEDDIGLLTIFHTLGVKVIQLTYMEANLVGQGCLERIDAGLTRFGLEVIEEMNRLGILIDLSHVGYRTTMDAIDASAKPVVFTHANPYSLRPHPRNKPDDAIKALAKKGGVIGTTVFPPFLPAGNASTIADFIDVIEYLVEMVGIDHVAIGTDFTEGQPREFFDWLLSGKSKRGPAMELDFPIRNPQGIQNSSDFPNLTEALLARRFTESDTQKILGENLVRLFKAAWNE encoded by the coding sequence ATGCACAGCGGAAGTCGAACAGTCCATGATGCAGCCATTATTATCGATGCGCTGCAAATCAGCAACTGGTGTGAAGCTGTTTTTCAGAACATGCGGCAGGGCGGGTTGACCGCCGTTAACTGTACGGTGTCGATTCTAGAGAACTTCCGCCAGACCATTGCCAATATCATCGAATGGGATCGACTGTTAAGCCAATATGCCGACCTCATTATGCCGGTCGGTAACACTGCGGATATCCAGGCGGCCAAAAAAGCCAGCAAAACGGGTATTATCTACGGATTTCAAAATACAACGGCGATTGAAGACGACATCGGTCTGCTAACCATTTTTCACACACTGGGTGTTAAGGTTATTCAGTTAACCTATATGGAGGCCAATCTTGTCGGCCAAGGCTGTCTGGAGCGTATTGACGCCGGGTTGACCCGATTCGGATTGGAAGTCATCGAGGAGATGAATCGCTTGGGCATCCTTATAGATCTGTCGCATGTGGGTTATCGAACCACTATGGATGCCATCGACGCATCTGCTAAACCAGTGGTATTCACGCATGCCAATCCTTACAGCCTGCGCCCTCACCCGCGCAACAAGCCTGATGATGCCATAAAAGCCCTTGCTAAAAAGGGCGGTGTTATCGGTACAACGGTGTTTCCACCGTTTCTTCCGGCTGGCAACGCTTCCACTATTGCGGATTTTATCGATGTCATTGAGTACCTGGTTGAAATGGTGGGCATCGACCATGTTGCCATTGGAACCGACTTCACCGAAGGCCAACCGAGGGAATTCTTTGACTGGCTTTTGTCGGGCAAATCCAAACGGGGTCCAGCCATGGAATTGGATTTTCCCATTCGCAACCCGCAAGGCATTCAAAACTCGTCTGACTTTCCCAACCTGACCGAGGCCCTGCTGGCCAGGAGATTTACTGAATCAGACACCCAAAAGATCTTAGGTGAGAATTTGGTTCGCCTTTTTAAGGCGGCCTGGAATGAATGA
- a CDS encoding flavodoxin family protein, which produces MQINALLGSARKKGNTATVLGWVEEELKSLGHEVERIYLNNKSIGGCLGCNKCLEKPDGIGCVQKDDAIDIMERMITSEAVLYASPIYFWGFSAQMKALIDRGYAMVTNYRKPGWTSLLKGKRIGLLVTGEVQYEQNAEGMFMAFDRLVGYYLAKKSGELYVGGCGIHPGLPEGVKDKAIELARSLVS; this is translated from the coding sequence ATGCAAATCAACGCGCTTTTAGGCAGCGCCAGGAAGAAAGGGAATACCGCAACTGTTCTGGGATGGGTAGAGGAAGAACTCAAATCACTGGGCCACGAGGTGGAACGAATCTACCTCAATAACAAGTCTATCGGGGGCTGTTTGGGATGTAACAAATGTCTGGAGAAACCCGATGGGATTGGTTGTGTGCAAAAGGACGATGCGATCGACATTATGGAACGAATGATCACTTCCGAAGCAGTCCTGTATGCTTCTCCGATCTATTTTTGGGGCTTTTCGGCCCAAATGAAAGCGCTTATCGACCGGGGCTACGCTATGGTTACCAACTACCGCAAACCGGGATGGACTTCTTTATTGAAAGGGAAACGCATCGGCCTACTGGTTACAGGGGAGGTCCAATACGAGCAGAACGCCGAAGGTATGTTTATGGCTTTCGATCGGCTTGTGGGCTATTATTTAGCCAAAAAATCGGGTGAATTGTATGTCGGTGGGTGCGGCATACACCCAGGGTTACCGGAAGGGGTCAAGGATAAAGCCATAGAACTGGCTCGATCTCTGGTAAGCTGA
- a CDS encoding Xaa-Pro peptidase family protein, giving the protein MSLEYKRFAKTEYDNRWERARNIMAAEGLDALFITEASNFTYFSGGHGDFSFSRPTIMVLPQKGDPVLIVHDFFEHSQRRESWVDDIRTYASFGAIPFDILKDVFEGLGLNAGRIGAELGNEQRLGLPYNDFVRITQELPGADFLDASDLLWGVRMVKSEAEVECMRKACSISSQAFEKCFRSVKPGMTEKDAATLVYDTAVELGGTAVWTLSNSGPHNYESGFLPNPSEHILEAGNLLWIDTGCKVNGYSSDFSRIAAIGEPSSEQKKMYDSVNGISNTVVAAIRPGIRASDLSRLCNQEFEKAGLKDFWGEGDCSSAQSNQAGRVGHGIGMATTEPPHIALFDDTELQAGMVVTIEPTVATHYGHFNIESNVLVTEAGPEVLSTATTELIII; this is encoded by the coding sequence ATGAGTTTAGAATATAAGCGTTTTGCCAAAACAGAGTATGATAACCGGTGGGAAAGGGCCCGAAATATAATGGCGGCGGAAGGTCTGGATGCTCTGTTCATCACTGAAGCCAGCAACTTTACCTATTTTAGCGGCGGTCACGGAGATTTTTCTTTTTCCAGACCGACGATTATGGTGCTGCCGCAAAAAGGTGATCCGGTATTGATCGTGCACGATTTTTTCGAACACTCTCAGCGGCGCGAGTCCTGGGTGGATGATATACGGACGTATGCATCTTTTGGCGCCATACCGTTTGACATACTAAAGGATGTCTTTGAGGGGCTGGGCTTGAATGCCGGACGAATTGGTGCCGAACTGGGGAACGAACAGCGCCTGGGGTTGCCTTACAATGATTTTGTCAGAATTACCCAAGAGCTCCCCGGAGCCGATTTTCTCGATGCATCCGATCTTTTATGGGGCGTGCGGATGGTCAAATCAGAGGCGGAAGTGGAATGCATGCGTAAAGCCTGTTCGATCAGCAGCCAGGCCTTTGAGAAATGTTTTCGTAGCGTCAAACCGGGAATGACGGAAAAAGATGCCGCTACGCTTGTATATGACACCGCCGTCGAATTGGGTGGCACGGCCGTATGGACCCTGAGCAATTCCGGGCCGCATAATTATGAAAGTGGATTTTTACCCAATCCCAGCGAGCATATTCTGGAAGCCGGTAACTTGCTCTGGATTGACACCGGTTGCAAAGTTAATGGATATTCTTCCGATTTCTCGCGGATTGCCGCCATTGGTGAGCCTTCATCCGAGCAAAAGAAGATGTATGACAGTGTAAATGGCATCAGCAATACCGTGGTGGCGGCCATCCGCCCCGGTATCAGGGCCTCCGATCTTTCCCGATTATGCAATCAGGAATTTGAAAAAGCCGGATTGAAGGATTTCTGGGGTGAGGGCGACTGCTCTTCGGCCCAGTCAAACCAGGCCGGGCGGGTTGGCCATGGAATCGGAATGGCCACCACCGAGCCTCCCCATATTGCGCTCTTTGATGATACCGAGCTGCAGGCCGGTATGGTTGTGACGATTGAGCCCACCGTTGCCACACACTACGGGCATTTTAATATTGAATCCAATGTTCTGGTGACGGAAGCCGGCCCTGAAGTGCTGTCCACTGCAACAACTGAGCTCATCATCATATAA
- a CDS encoding flavodoxin family protein, with protein sequence MKKIRITGIVGSPRLKKNTDALVRQTLEGCRSEGASVDTIYLNRLDIKPCQAHKVQDGKGCIVRDDMDAVYEIFEASDGLVLGTPVYYNSVSSQMKLMIDRSYCLAKAVPLGPGKRTYVTAVKKAKKGVVISVGGSGTKPDCVLPIFDIWSKEVNLDIIDTLCVSEAQLGRLPMDSDQTAKAAFEKGKNLMSLLLNNP encoded by the coding sequence ATGAAGAAGATCCGAATCACTGGCATCGTCGGCAGCCCGCGGCTTAAGAAAAACACGGACGCTCTTGTTCGACAGACATTGGAGGGATGCCGCAGCGAAGGCGCCTCGGTTGATACGATCTATCTCAACCGGCTAGATATCAAACCTTGCCAGGCCCACAAAGTCCAGGATGGTAAGGGCTGTATTGTAAGAGATGATATGGATGCTGTCTATGAGATCTTCGAAGCCTCAGACGGACTCGTCTTGGGTACACCTGTTTACTACAATTCGGTTTCGAGCCAGATGAAATTGATGATCGATCGATCCTATTGCCTCGCCAAGGCGGTGCCGCTGGGCCCGGGTAAGCGCACATATGTCACGGCGGTTAAAAAGGCCAAAAAAGGGGTCGTCATCTCAGTGGGCGGTAGTGGAACTAAACCAGACTGCGTTCTGCCGATATTCGATATCTGGTCAAAAGAAGTCAATTTGGATATCATTGATACGCTGTGTGTGAGCGAAGCTCAACTGGGAAGACTGCCGATGGACAGCGACCAAACGGCAAAGGCGGCATTTGAAAAAGGCAAAAACCTGATGAGCCTTTTGCTGAATAATCCGTAG
- a CDS encoding trimethylamine methyltransferase family protein, whose amino-acid sequence MPRQFKAGFHNISGFRLKSLTDSEVDFIHQATLQVFQHTGLKVYSDEAIDIFHGSGAAVEKFEDHAVVKIPPVIVEDCIRQAPRTFGCYGRDREDDFILEPSLVSLSCAGGCVNVIDPYTLEHRPAMKKDCGNIARICDSLDEIGVLLRPCIPNDVPADIYPLHALEAILTNTSKHTLIGPDNVKNLRRMMQLGAACAGDMKTFKERPIFSATVCPTSPLVLTKNACEMIVEAARQGVGLLVVPMALAGAISPATVAGTLVTTNAEILGSIILAQLTARGASCIYGNLSTIMDMKTGNAAVGAPELARVAAGTTRLAKYYGLPCLAGAAMSDSKIPDAQAAYESALSIMLTSLAGANIIFGMGALDHLLTIDCAKLIMDAELERMVMNILGGIDVSEDSVALDVIHRVGPAGEFMTQEHTYDHMRDFSQNKLYDRRSRDVWLEKGARDLTECAYEKARYVIENHNPKPLPEGASAAMQAITAEHEAELGIRQV is encoded by the coding sequence ATGCCAAGACAATTTAAAGCCGGTTTTCATAACATCTCAGGTTTTAGATTAAAGTCGCTGACTGACAGCGAAGTGGATTTCATTCATCAGGCAACACTGCAGGTATTTCAGCATACCGGCCTCAAGGTTTATAGCGACGAGGCCATAGATATATTTCATGGTTCCGGAGCTGCCGTGGAAAAATTTGAGGACCATGCGGTCGTAAAAATTCCGCCGGTTATTGTCGAAGACTGTATCCGACAGGCGCCCCGCACGTTCGGGTGCTATGGAAGGGATCGCGAGGACGACTTTATCCTCGAACCGTCACTGGTCAGTTTAAGTTGTGCCGGGGGCTGTGTCAACGTTATCGATCCATATACGCTGGAGCACCGGCCGGCCATGAAAAAGGACTGTGGTAACATTGCCCGGATTTGTGATTCCCTGGATGAAATCGGTGTGCTGCTGAGGCCCTGTATTCCCAATGATGTGCCCGCAGATATATATCCGCTCCATGCTCTGGAAGCGATTCTGACGAATACTTCGAAACACACCTTGATCGGTCCGGATAATGTTAAAAATCTACGTAGAATGATGCAACTCGGAGCGGCCTGTGCCGGTGACATGAAAACATTTAAAGAGCGGCCCATTTTTAGTGCTACCGTCTGCCCCACGAGTCCGCTTGTGCTGACGAAAAATGCTTGTGAAATGATTGTAGAGGCTGCCCGACAGGGAGTCGGGCTTTTGGTCGTTCCAATGGCTCTGGCCGGTGCAATTTCTCCGGCAACCGTTGCAGGCACTCTGGTAACAACGAATGCTGAGATATTGGGCAGTATCATTCTGGCTCAGCTGACGGCCAGGGGAGCGTCATGCATCTATGGAAATCTGAGCACAATTATGGACATGAAAACGGGGAATGCTGCGGTGGGTGCGCCTGAATTAGCACGGGTGGCTGCGGGGACAACCCGATTGGCCAAATATTACGGTCTTCCCTGCTTGGCAGGTGCAGCCATGTCCGACAGCAAAATCCCGGATGCCCAGGCCGCCTATGAATCTGCTCTTAGTATAATGCTAACCAGTTTGGCCGGCGCAAACATTATATTCGGTATGGGCGCACTTGATCATTTATTGACGATTGATTGTGCTAAATTGATTATGGACGCTGAATTGGAAAGAATGGTGATGAATATCCTTGGCGGCATTGATGTCTCGGAAGATTCGGTCGCCCTGGATGTCATTCACCGGGTCGGGCCGGCCGGAGAATTCATGACCCAAGAGCATACCTATGATCACATGCGCGATTTTTCTCAAAATAAATTATATGACCGGCGCTCACGCGATGTCTGGCTCGAGAAGGGCGCCAGAGACCTGACCGAATGCGCATACGAAAAAGCCCGCTATGTCATTGAAAACCACAATCCCAAACCACTTCCCGAGGGGGCTTCCGCAGCCATGCAGGCAATTACGGCGGAACATGAGGCCGAGCTTGGTATCCGCCAGGTTTAA